The nucleotide sequence GCTTCGCATAGTTCACACAATCGCCATATATCAAGCTTATGACGACTCCACCTGAAGATAACGCGGTGCAACGTCAGATAATACAAAGAGAGGACGGCGAATATCGGAGAATGCCCGACTTGATATCCAACCAGTACAGCTTACTTCCACCGAGTGTTTTTGGCCATGTCTACTCTCAAAGAACCAGCTGTAGTTGTTGTTGGCaactctccatcttcaacggATGAAGATATTGCAGTCCCGATATCGACAAACGTTAGCGAACGCATAGCTTCGAAGCGACCTCTATGGCGGCGACTGGTGGGTTTCTTCTGGGACTCCGTTGATGGAGATCCTCGAGACAGGCGGTACATCCAGAAACTGGACACATTTCTCTTGTAAGATTTATCCTTACTTCGCTCCAGGCAACTTGTTAATAGCTACAGTTCTTATATCTGTCTCGGCTACTTCATCAAATACCTTGACCAGACGAATATCAGTGCGCACATGTCGGTTTATGGTGTTTGGGTTATCGCTTACCATGTTCAGGCAATGCATTCGTCAGTGGAATGAAAGAAGACGTAGGTTCACTTGATAGCGGAAAGAATCCCCCGTTAACATTCTTCCTCTAGCTCGGTTTATACGGAAACGAGCGTAACTGGCTTAACAGCTACTTCAACATTGGGTACTTGATCGGTACTGTGCCAACCCAGATGGTGCAGCTCAAGTACGTTAGGCCGTCCATCTGGATTCCTCTCTGTGAGGTTCTATGGTCGGTTCTCGTGATGGCTATGGCATCTGCCAAGAACGTGGAGACGGTAAGATGCTGCCGTAATCCCCCTATAGAGACTCGGGACTAACAAATCACTCTGCAGCTTTACGCCCTCAGATTCTTCGTTGGCTTGCTTGAAGCCTGTGCCTTTCCCGGATATGCTGCATTGCTCGGTGGTTGGTATGGACCCCGAGAGTTGACTAAGAGGATGGCAATCTTCGAGCAGACAAGTGGTATTGCGTCCATGTTCAGTGGCTACTTGCAGGCAGCTCTTTACAAGGGTCTTGGAGGGCGTCATGGCCTTGCTGGTTGGCAATGGCTATTCATCTTTGATGGGTATGAACCAAGACCTTTTCTTTCCCCAACTTTCCGTAGCTGATGCTTGGTGCGTTTAGAATCATCTCAATCCCCATCGCCATCTGGGGCTTTTTTGCGATCCCAGATCTGCCGCATACCACCCGCGCATTTTACTGGACAAAAGATGTAAGTCGGCTAGGATCATTCTATTACGTACTTCGAGGTTAACAAATCATAGGATAGAGAATACGGCATCCAGAGGGCTGAAAGCAACGGCCGTGTTGCTCCTCAACCGTTGACCCTGCAAGCCATCAAAGGAGTCTTTTCCAACTGGAGACTCTGGGTGTTTATCTTGCCATATCTGTAAGTCCAGCTGTCTCGAAAGGTGATCCAGATGCTGATAATTACAGAATGGTCGCTCAGGCAGGCAGCGGCACTGGCTACTTCAACCTCTACCTCAAAGCCGAAGGCTATAGCGTCGTGCAGACCAACGTGTTGCCTACCGCTGGTAATGCCATCAGCGTTGTAGCAGCTTTCTTAGCTGGAGGAATTGTCGATGCCACCCAAGCTCGTCTTACAATGTCTGTCATTATTCAACTCGCTGTTGTGGTGTCCAACATCCTGCTTGCTGTCTGGTATATCCCCAACGGCGCAAGACTGTTCGCATACTTCTTGTCGTACGTTGGAAGTGCGGCCCAGCCTATCATAATTGTAAGATTACCCAACTATCTCAAGTTTCTCCCACCAAGATCGCTAACAATGCATCTCCTAGTCGTGGGGCCACCATCTCAACGCTGGTGATCCAAACCTTCGTCAGCTCTTGGTTGCAACTGGCAACATCTTCACTTACAGTTTCTCGACCTGGTTGCCCCGTGAGTACAGCCCCG is from Fusarium keratoplasticum isolate Fu6.1 chromosome 11, whole genome shotgun sequence and encodes:
- a CDS encoding MFS domain-containing protein; the protein is MSTLKEPAVVVVGNSPSSTDEDIAVPISTNVSERIASKRPLWRRLVGFFWDSVDGDPRDRRYIQKLDTFLFSYICLGYFIKYLDQTNISNAFVSGMKEDLGLYGNERNWLNSYFNIGYLIGTVPTQMVQLKYVRPSIWIPLCEVLWSVLVMAMASAKNVETLYALRFFVGLLEACAFPGYAALLGGWYGPRELTKRMAIFEQTSGIASMFSGYLQAALYKGLGGRHGLAGWQWLFIFDGIISIPIAIWGFFAIPDLPHTTRAFYWTKDDREYGIQRAESNGRVAPQPLTLQAIKGVFSNWRLWVFILPYLMVAQAGSGTGYFNLYLKAEGYSVVQTNVLPTAGNAISVVAAFLAGGIVDATQARLTMSVIIQLAVVVSNILLAVWYIPNGARLFAYFLSYVGSAAQPIIISWGHHLNAGDPNLRQLLVATGNIFTYSFSTWLPLVLFPTYDAPHYKYGYQVLILFGGLAVIGAYLLKTLQGRFG